A genome region from Taeniopygia guttata chromosome 5, bTaeGut7.mat, whole genome shotgun sequence includes the following:
- the API5 gene encoding apoptosis inhibitor 5 yields the protein MPTVEELYRNYGILADATETAGQHKDAYQVILDGVKGGAKEKRLAAQFIPKFFKHFPELADSAINAQLDLCEDEDVSIRRQAIKELPQFATGDNLPRVADILTQLLQSDDSAEFNLVNNALLSIFKMDAKGTLGGLFSQILQGEDIVRERAIKFLSTKLKTLPEEVMTKEVEEFILAESKKVLEDVTGEEFVLFMKILSGLKSLQTVSGRQQLVELVAEQADLEQTFNPSDTDCVDRLLQCTRQAVPLFSKNVHSTKFVTYFCEHVLPNLSSLTTLVEGLDIQLEVLKLLAEMSSFCGDMEKLESNLKKLFDKLLEYMPLPPEEAENGENAGNEEPKLQFSYVECLLYSFHQLGRKLPDFLTAKLNAEKLKDFKIRLQYFARGLQVYIRQLRLALQGKTGEALKTEENKIKVVALKITNNINVLIKDLFHIPPSYKSTVTLSWKPVQKADASQKRASEDTTSSSPPKKASAGPKRDARQIYNPPSGKYSSNLGSFSYEQRGGFRGGRGRGWGGRGNRSRGRIY from the exons ATGCCCACCGTGGAGGAGCTCTACCGCAACTACGGCATCCTGGCGGACGCCACGGAGACGGCGGGCCAG catAAGGATGCCTACCAGGTGATCCTGGATGGTGTGAAAGGAGGTGCCAAGGAGAAGAGACTGGCAGCCCAGTTTATTCCTAAGTTCTTCAAGCATTTTCCTGAGCTAGCTGACTCAGCTATCAATGCCCAGTTGGACCTCTGTGAGGATGAAGATGTTTCT ATCCGTCGACAAGCAATCAAGGAATTGCCTCAGTTTGCCACTGGAGATAATCTTCCTCGGGTAGCAGACATACTGACCCAGCTTCTGCAGTCAG atGATTCTGCAGAATTCAATTTGGTGAACAATGCCTTGCTCAGTATATTTAAGATGGATGCTAAAG GGACTTTGGGAGGTTTATTCAGTCAGATTCTTCAGGGAGAGGATATTGTGAGAGAGAGAGCCATTAAGTTCCTTTCTACAAAACTGAAAACCTTACCAGAGGAAGTGATGACAAAGGAGGTGGAGGAGTTCATATTGGCTGAATCAAAGAAG GTTCTGGAAGATGTGACAGGCGAGGAATTTGTTCTGTTTATGAAAATATTGTCTGGATTAAAAAGCTTGCAGACAGTCAGTGGGAGGCAGCAACTGGTGGAGCTAGTAGCTGAACAGGCTGACCTGGAACAAACGTTCAATCCATCAGATACAGACTGTGTGGACAGACTTCTGCAGTGCACCCGGCAGGCAGTACCATTGTTCTCA aaaaatgttCATTCCACAAAATTTGTTACTTATTTCTGTGAGCATGTTCTGCCAAACCTCAGCTCTTTGACGACTCTAGTGGAGGGTCTTGATATCCAGTTAGAG GTTTTGAAGCTTCTCGCTGAAATGAGTTCATTTTGTGGTGATATGGAAAAGCTTGAATCAAATTTGAAGAAGCTGTTTGATAAATTGCTG GAGTATATGCCCCTCCCAccagaggaagcagaaaatGGGGAGAATGCTGGCAATGAAGAGCCCAAGTTGCAATTCAGTTATGTGGAGTGTTTATTGTATAGCTTCCATCAGCTAGGTCGCAAACTTCCAGACTTCCTCACAGCCAAGCTGAATGCAGAGAAATTGAAAGACTTCAAAATCAG GCTACAGTATTTTGCTCGAGGGCTGCAAGTGTATATTCGACAGCTTCGTCTGGCACTTCAAGGAAAAACAGGAGAAGCTTTGAAAACAGAGGAG aacaAGATTAAAGTGGTTGCCTTGAAAATAACCAATAACATTAATGTTTTAATCAAG GATCTCTTCCACATTCCTCCTTCTTACAAAAGTACAGTTACATTGTCCTGGAAACCAGTACAGAAGGCAGATGCAAG tCAAAAGAGAGCAAGTGAAGATACAACCTCAAGTTCACCCCCAAAGAAAGCTTCAGCAGGACCAAAAAGGGATGCCAGGCAAATATATAATCCTCCCAGTGGAAAATACAGCAGTAACCTGGGTAGTTTTTCTTATG AACAAAGAGGTGGTTTCCGGGGTGGACGAGGAAGAGGCTGGGGAGGACGTGGCAATCGCAGCCGAGGAAGAATCTACTGA